One Mauremys reevesii isolate NIE-2019 linkage group 5, ASM1616193v1, whole genome shotgun sequence genomic window carries:
- the ASB5 gene encoding ankyrin repeat and SOCS box protein 5 isoform X4: MSRIYNCNWLEVPWGDGDLGSWADRSPLHEAASQGRLLSLKTLLSQGYNVDTLTIDQVTPLHEACLGDHVGCARILLEAGANVNATTIDGVTPLFNACSRGSASCAELLLEYGAKAQWESCLPSPTHEAASRGHSECLEVLISWGIDVDQDIPHLGTPLYVACVSQQIHCIRNLLYAGANVQKGKYLDTPLHAAAQQPSTEIVNLLLEFGANINAKNTDFERPVDLAAPSSLVERMLLLHEATPCSLCQLCRLCIRNCIGRARLHLIPQLQLPTILKEFLQYR, from the exons ATGAGTAGAATTTATAATTGCAATTGGCTGGAAGTACCATGGGGAGATGGAGATTTAG GTTCTTGGGCAGATCGTTCACCACTGCATGAGGCAGCCAGTCAAGGACGTCTCCTTTCTCTAAAAACTTTACTGTCACAG GGTTACAATGTGGACACTCTGACAATTGACCAAGTCACTCCACTGCATGAAGCCTGCCTAGGAGATCATGTAGGATGTGCAAGAATCCTTCTTGAAGCAGGGGCAAAT GTAAATGCTACAACAATTGATGGAGTGACCCCATTATTTAATGCATGTTCAAGAGGCAGTGCATCTTGTGCAGAGCTTTTGTTGGAGTATGGTGCCAAAGCTCAGTGGGAGTCATGTCTCCCTTCACCGACTCACGAAGCAGCCAGTAGAG GTCACAGTGAATGTCTGGAAGTTCTGATCTCCTGGGGCATAGATGTTGACCAAGACATTCCTCATCTGGGAACACCTCTATATGTAGCTTGTGTTTCACAGCAGATCCATTGCATTCGAAACCTTCTTTATGCAG GAGCTAATGTACAGAAAGGAAAGTATTTGGACACTCCACTACATGCAGCGGCTCAGCAACCCAGTACAGAGATAGTAAATTTACTTCTTGAATTTGGGGCCAACATTAATGCCAAGAATACAGATTTTGAACGGCCCGTAGATTTAGCTGCCCCAAGCAGTTTGGTGGAGAGAATGTTGCTTCTGCATGAAG CTACTCCATGCTCTCTTTGCCAACTCTGCCGACTATGTATCCGAAATTGCATAGGAAGAGCAAGACTGCATCTTATCCCCCAACTTCAGTTGCCAACAATATTGAAGGAGTTTTTACAGTATAGATAA
- the ASB5 gene encoding ankyrin repeat and SOCS box protein 5 isoform X3: MKKGFAGRERMVKDVECHPGKLDSIPTSATIILGSWADRSPLHEAASQGRLLSLKTLLSQGYNVDTLTIDQVTPLHEACLGDHVGCARILLEAGANVNATTIDGVTPLFNACSRGSASCAELLLEYGAKAQWESCLPSPTHEAASRGHSECLEVLISWGIDVDQDIPHLGTPLYVACVSQQIHCIRNLLYAGANVQKGKYLDTPLHAAAQQPSTEIVNLLLEFGANINAKNTDFERPVDLAAPSSLVERMLLLHEATPCSLCQLCRLCIRNCIGRARLHLIPQLQLPTILKEFLQYR; this comes from the exons ATGAAGAAGGGCTTTgctggaagagaaaggatggttaaGGATGTTGAATGCCATCCTGGcaaattggattctatccctaccTCTGCCACAATAAtcctag GTTCTTGGGCAGATCGTTCACCACTGCATGAGGCAGCCAGTCAAGGACGTCTCCTTTCTCTAAAAACTTTACTGTCACAG GGTTACAATGTGGACACTCTGACAATTGACCAAGTCACTCCACTGCATGAAGCCTGCCTAGGAGATCATGTAGGATGTGCAAGAATCCTTCTTGAAGCAGGGGCAAAT GTAAATGCTACAACAATTGATGGAGTGACCCCATTATTTAATGCATGTTCAAGAGGCAGTGCATCTTGTGCAGAGCTTTTGTTGGAGTATGGTGCCAAAGCTCAGTGGGAGTCATGTCTCCCTTCACCGACTCACGAAGCAGCCAGTAGAG GTCACAGTGAATGTCTGGAAGTTCTGATCTCCTGGGGCATAGATGTTGACCAAGACATTCCTCATCTGGGAACACCTCTATATGTAGCTTGTGTTTCACAGCAGATCCATTGCATTCGAAACCTTCTTTATGCAG GAGCTAATGTACAGAAAGGAAAGTATTTGGACACTCCACTACATGCAGCGGCTCAGCAACCCAGTACAGAGATAGTAAATTTACTTCTTGAATTTGGGGCCAACATTAATGCCAAGAATACAGATTTTGAACGGCCCGTAGATTTAGCTGCCCCAAGCAGTTTGGTGGAGAGAATGTTGCTTCTGCATGAAG CTACTCCATGCTCTCTTTGCCAACTCTGCCGACTATGTATCCGAAATTGCATAGGAAGAGCAAGACTGCATCTTATCCCCCAACTTCAGTTGCCAACAATATTGAAGGAGTTTTTACAGTATAGATAA